One window of Triplophysa rosa linkage group LG10, Trosa_1v2, whole genome shotgun sequence genomic DNA carries:
- the si:ch211-63b16.4 gene encoding kinesin-like protein KIF22 isoform X1: protein MSGANETLNTEESFRVVIRLCALNRPEYSIPLDESRTSIQVTDRNKVVVDIGKNHKPHIMGFDEVLDEESSQKDVYESTTKSLVEYLMQGYNGCVIVYGSPGSGKTHTMQGSSVSSKHRGIISRAAEDIFTSPKASHCKIKVSFYHIFNEKIFDLLDPKGSEVIWMRDCEEVVRLDGLTEMEVSSAQDLLQVHRRGSALRHTGISKGDFPSRSHAVFNIVVINKMAQSPGGVLTASKLTLVDLASSGKCRNSASPGVKRTINTTNDNPQEAKMLKRSLTIFGNVIFALSSVGCQHVPYRESKLTRALRDCLGGNCRTCLVVTVSSHSPLSETLSSLQFASRAMAVPSRPIYTSQLHYTPEQMCSSYLNGKKEVNHLNRQQVLPPVGSDRRSQTCSLPILLSSCSPSEPKPSSSHCGEMLELRSFLPQLEKPGQTEPGGRYSRGSRPVDERNKADARLTRSLSRCLSGVVLHDAGGSEKHAKVLEFSPGPRHSVERLSMTTLEPSVASSTAVECPNCSRERKIREEYDKIIVQARRDKDALSQKLLELENELKRRGKEERDDEATRETKLNGLTEKAGPNSRTSDVSEGLKTAEVCVQTEADGLKADLCVCREREKFLIETLHSERQRTTQDTQELYVQLNRVQEQNNQLMSTLHKQRENLLAELQSSREELEKQENASLTINQLRTEKGELMSHLEDTKSSYEKVCMENSSLRQKLKSFLREINSAPFSGSSGADTDTHMHTVTTNTEMIVVSHHVSQQGPASPKQGSQCCFSQFQHPEMESETTNSSDCERHLYKPKNLYKQLRREHSLLLDVMLVLYRREWFLQDAIPYVRRTLRKCGLKPEDID from the exons ATGTCTGGGGCAAATGAAACCTTAAACACAGAGGAGAGCTTCAGAGTGGTCATCCGTCTGTGTGCAT TAAACAGACCAGAATATTCTATTCCATTAGATGAATCCAGAACCTCCATCCAAGTGACAGATCGCAACAAAGTAGTTGTCGACATTGGAAAA AACCACAAGCCTCATATTATGGGTTTTGATGAAGTTTTAGATGAGGAGTCTTCCCAAAAAGATGTTTACGAGTCAACGACAAAG TCTCTGGTTGAGTATCTAATGCAGGGTTATAACGGTTGTGTAATTGTTTATGGGTCTCCGGGCAGCGGTAAGACTCACACAATGCAGGGCAGCAGCGTCTCATCCAAACACAGAGGCATCATCAGCCGTGCCGCTGAAGACATCTTCACCT CCCCCAAAGCATCTCACTGCAAAATCAAAGTTTCATTCTATCACATCTTCAATGAAAAGATTTTTGACCTTTTG GATCCAAAGGGGAGTGAGGTTATCTGGATGCGTGACTGTGAGGAGGTGGTTCGCCTCGACGGCCTGACAGAGATGGAGGTAAGCTCCGCCCAGGATCTGCTGCAGGTGCATCGCCGTGGCTCCGCCCTCAGACACACAG GTATCTCAAAGGGGGATTTTCCAAGCAGGTCCCATGCAGTGTTCAACATTGTGGTCATTAACAAAATGGCCCAGTCTCCTG GGGGAGTTTTAACTGCTAGCAAACTCACGCTG gtGGACCTGGCAAGCTCAGGAAAA TGTCGTAATTCTGCGTCTCCCGGTGTGAAGAGAACGATCAACACTACAAATGACAACCCACAAGAGGCTAAGATGCTAAAACGCTCCCTCACCATATTCGGAAAT GTGATTTTTGCTCTCAGCTCTGTGGGGTGTCAGCATGTACCATACAGAGAATCTAAACTGACCCGAGCTCTCAGAGACTG TTTGGGAGGAAACTGCCGGACGTGTTTAGTGGTGACCGTGTCGTCTCACTCGCCTTTGTCTGAGACTCTCAGCTCTCTGCAGTTTGCCTCCAGAGCCATGGCCGTGCCTTCACGGCCCATATATACATCTCAGTTACATTACACACCTGAACAG atgtgttcaTCTTATCTAAATGGAAAGAAAGAAGTGAATCATCTGAACAGACAGCAGGTTTTACCTCCGGTCGGATCCGACAGAAGG TCCCAGACTTGCTCGCTCCCCATCCTCTTGAGCTCATGCAGTCCCTCTGAACCCAAACCCAGCTCAAGCCACTGTGGAGAAATGCTGGAGCTCAGGTCTTTTCTCCCTCAGTTAGAGAAACCAGGTCAAACTGAACCAGGTGGGCGTTATAGCCGTGGATCTCGACCTGTGGATGAAAGGAACAAAGCTGATG CTAGACTGACCCGCTCCCTATCTCGCTGCCTCTCTGGGGTTGTTCTCCATGATGCTGGAGGGAGTGAAAAACATGCAAAAGTACTGGAGTTTTCACCTGGACCCCGGCATTCTGTAGAGAGGCTCTCCATGACGACTCTTGAACCCTCTGTAGCATCTTCAACCGCCGTGGAGTGTCCCAACTGTAGCCGGGAGCGAAAGATCAGAGAGGAATACGATAAGATTATCGTTCAGGCCAGAAGAGACAAAGATGCTTTGAGTCAAAAACTATTAGAACTAGAGAACGAGCTGAAGAGGAGAGGAAAAGAGGAGAGAGACGATGAAGCAACCAGGGAAACAAAATTAAATGGACTTACAGAGAAAGCAGGACCTAACAGCAGGACATCAGATGTCTCAGAAGGTCTAAAGACTGCAGAG GTGTGTGTGCAAACAGAAGCAGATGGTTTGAAAgcagatttgtgtgtgtgtcgtgaAAGAGAGAAGTTCCTGATAGAGACATTGCATTCTGAGAGACAGAGAACGACCCAGGACACTCAAGAACTGTACGTCCAGCTCAACAGAGTACAAGAGCAAAACAACCAGCTCATGTCAACACTTCACAAGCAGCGG GAGAACCTTCTGGCAGAACTGCAAAGCAGCAGAGAGGAGCTTGAAAAACAAGAGAATGCATCTCTTACCATTAACCAGCTCAGGACTGAAAAG GGTGAATTAATGTCACATTTAGAGGACACCAAAAGTTCCTATGAAAAG GTGTGTATGGAGAATTCCAGTTTGAGACAAAAACTGAAGTCATTTCTGAGGGAGATCAACTCTGCACCCTTCAGCGGGTCCAGTGGTGCAGACACAGATACACATATGCACACGGTCACAACAAATACTGAGATGATCGTTGTATCGCACCATGTGTCTCAGCAGGGCCCTGCAAGTCCCAAGCAAG GAAGCCAATGTTGCTTCAGTCAGTTTCAACATCCTGAGATGGAGTCTGAAACCACAAACAGTAGCGACTGTGAACGGCATCTGTATAAACCCAAAAACCTGTACAAGCAGTT GAGGAGAGAACACAGTCTGCTGCTGGACGTGATGTTGGTTCTGTACAGGAGAGAGTGGTTCCTTCAAGATGCCATACCATACGTAAGGCGTACACTCAGGAAGTGTGGACTAAAGCCTGAAGATATAGACTAA
- the si:ch211-63b16.4 gene encoding kinesin-like protein KIF22 isoform X3: MSGANETLNTEESFRVVIRLCAYESRTSIQVTDRNKVVVDIGKNHKPHIMGFDEVLDEESSQKDVYESTTKSLVEYLMQGYNGCVIVYGSPGSGKTHTMQGSSVSSKHRGIISRAAEDIFTSPKASHCKIKVSFYHIFNEKIFDLLDPKGSEVIWMRDCEEVVRLDGLTEMEVSSAQDLLQVHRRGSALRHTGISKGDFPSRSHAVFNIVVINKMAQSPGGVLTASKLTLVDLASSGKCRNSASPGVKRTINTTNDNPQEAKMLKRSLTIFGNVIFALSSVGCQHVPYRESKLTRALRDCLGGNCRTCLVVTVSSHSPLSETLSSLQFASRAMAVPSRPIYTSQLHYTPEQMCSSYLNGKKEVNHLNRQQVLPPVGSDRRSQTCSLPILLSSCSPSEPKPSSSHCGEMLELRSFLPQLEKPGQTEPGGRYSRGSRPVDERNKADARLTRSLSRCLSGVVLHDAGGSEKHAKVLEFSPGPRHSVERLSMTTLEPSVASSTAVECPNCSRERKIREEYDKIIVQARRDKDALSQKLLELENELKRRGKEERDDEATRETKLNGLTEKAGPNSRTSDVSEGLKTAEVCVQTEADGLKADLCVCREREKFLIETLHSERQRTTQDTQELYVQLNRVQEQNNQLMSTLHKQRENLLAELQSSREELEKQENASLTINQLRTEKGELMSHLEDTKSSYEKVCMENSSLRQKLKSFLREINSAPFSGSSGADTDTHMHTVTTNTEMIVVSHHVSQQGPASPKQGSQCCFSQFQHPEMESETTNSSDCERHLYKPKNLYKQLRREHSLLLDVMLVLYRREWFLQDAIPYVRRTLRKCGLKPEDID; encoded by the exons ATGTCTGGGGCAAATGAAACCTTAAACACAGAGGAGAGCTTCAGAGTGGTCATCCGTCTGTGTGCAT ATGAATCCAGAACCTCCATCCAAGTGACAGATCGCAACAAAGTAGTTGTCGACATTGGAAAA AACCACAAGCCTCATATTATGGGTTTTGATGAAGTTTTAGATGAGGAGTCTTCCCAAAAAGATGTTTACGAGTCAACGACAAAG TCTCTGGTTGAGTATCTAATGCAGGGTTATAACGGTTGTGTAATTGTTTATGGGTCTCCGGGCAGCGGTAAGACTCACACAATGCAGGGCAGCAGCGTCTCATCCAAACACAGAGGCATCATCAGCCGTGCCGCTGAAGACATCTTCACCT CCCCCAAAGCATCTCACTGCAAAATCAAAGTTTCATTCTATCACATCTTCAATGAAAAGATTTTTGACCTTTTG GATCCAAAGGGGAGTGAGGTTATCTGGATGCGTGACTGTGAGGAGGTGGTTCGCCTCGACGGCCTGACAGAGATGGAGGTAAGCTCCGCCCAGGATCTGCTGCAGGTGCATCGCCGTGGCTCCGCCCTCAGACACACAG GTATCTCAAAGGGGGATTTTCCAAGCAGGTCCCATGCAGTGTTCAACATTGTGGTCATTAACAAAATGGCCCAGTCTCCTG GGGGAGTTTTAACTGCTAGCAAACTCACGCTG gtGGACCTGGCAAGCTCAGGAAAA TGTCGTAATTCTGCGTCTCCCGGTGTGAAGAGAACGATCAACACTACAAATGACAACCCACAAGAGGCTAAGATGCTAAAACGCTCCCTCACCATATTCGGAAAT GTGATTTTTGCTCTCAGCTCTGTGGGGTGTCAGCATGTACCATACAGAGAATCTAAACTGACCCGAGCTCTCAGAGACTG TTTGGGAGGAAACTGCCGGACGTGTTTAGTGGTGACCGTGTCGTCTCACTCGCCTTTGTCTGAGACTCTCAGCTCTCTGCAGTTTGCCTCCAGAGCCATGGCCGTGCCTTCACGGCCCATATATACATCTCAGTTACATTACACACCTGAACAG atgtgttcaTCTTATCTAAATGGAAAGAAAGAAGTGAATCATCTGAACAGACAGCAGGTTTTACCTCCGGTCGGATCCGACAGAAGG TCCCAGACTTGCTCGCTCCCCATCCTCTTGAGCTCATGCAGTCCCTCTGAACCCAAACCCAGCTCAAGCCACTGTGGAGAAATGCTGGAGCTCAGGTCTTTTCTCCCTCAGTTAGAGAAACCAGGTCAAACTGAACCAGGTGGGCGTTATAGCCGTGGATCTCGACCTGTGGATGAAAGGAACAAAGCTGATG CTAGACTGACCCGCTCCCTATCTCGCTGCCTCTCTGGGGTTGTTCTCCATGATGCTGGAGGGAGTGAAAAACATGCAAAAGTACTGGAGTTTTCACCTGGACCCCGGCATTCTGTAGAGAGGCTCTCCATGACGACTCTTGAACCCTCTGTAGCATCTTCAACCGCCGTGGAGTGTCCCAACTGTAGCCGGGAGCGAAAGATCAGAGAGGAATACGATAAGATTATCGTTCAGGCCAGAAGAGACAAAGATGCTTTGAGTCAAAAACTATTAGAACTAGAGAACGAGCTGAAGAGGAGAGGAAAAGAGGAGAGAGACGATGAAGCAACCAGGGAAACAAAATTAAATGGACTTACAGAGAAAGCAGGACCTAACAGCAGGACATCAGATGTCTCAGAAGGTCTAAAGACTGCAGAG GTGTGTGTGCAAACAGAAGCAGATGGTTTGAAAgcagatttgtgtgtgtgtcgtgaAAGAGAGAAGTTCCTGATAGAGACATTGCATTCTGAGAGACAGAGAACGACCCAGGACACTCAAGAACTGTACGTCCAGCTCAACAGAGTACAAGAGCAAAACAACCAGCTCATGTCAACACTTCACAAGCAGCGG GAGAACCTTCTGGCAGAACTGCAAAGCAGCAGAGAGGAGCTTGAAAAACAAGAGAATGCATCTCTTACCATTAACCAGCTCAGGACTGAAAAG GGTGAATTAATGTCACATTTAGAGGACACCAAAAGTTCCTATGAAAAG GTGTGTATGGAGAATTCCAGTTTGAGACAAAAACTGAAGTCATTTCTGAGGGAGATCAACTCTGCACCCTTCAGCGGGTCCAGTGGTGCAGACACAGATACACATATGCACACGGTCACAACAAATACTGAGATGATCGTTGTATCGCACCATGTGTCTCAGCAGGGCCCTGCAAGTCCCAAGCAAG GAAGCCAATGTTGCTTCAGTCAGTTTCAACATCCTGAGATGGAGTCTGAAACCACAAACAGTAGCGACTGTGAACGGCATCTGTATAAACCCAAAAACCTGTACAAGCAGTT GAGGAGAGAACACAGTCTGCTGCTGGACGTGATGTTGGTTCTGTACAGGAGAGAGTGGTTCCTTCAAGATGCCATACCATACGTAAGGCGTACACTCAGGAAGTGTGGACTAAAGCCTGAAGATATAGACTAA
- the si:ch211-63b16.4 gene encoding kinesin-like protein KIF22 isoform X2 produces MSGANETLNTEESFRVVIRLCALNRPEYSIPLDESRTSIQVTDRNKVVVDIGKNHKPHIMGFDEVLDEESSQKDVYESTTKSLVEYLMQGYNGCVIVYGSPGSGKTHTMQGSSVSSKHRGIISRAAEDIFTSSHCKIKVSFYHIFNEKIFDLLDPKGSEVIWMRDCEEVVRLDGLTEMEVSSAQDLLQVHRRGSALRHTGISKGDFPSRSHAVFNIVVINKMAQSPGGVLTASKLTLVDLASSGKCRNSASPGVKRTINTTNDNPQEAKMLKRSLTIFGNVIFALSSVGCQHVPYRESKLTRALRDCLGGNCRTCLVVTVSSHSPLSETLSSLQFASRAMAVPSRPIYTSQLHYTPEQMCSSYLNGKKEVNHLNRQQVLPPVGSDRRSQTCSLPILLSSCSPSEPKPSSSHCGEMLELRSFLPQLEKPGQTEPGGRYSRGSRPVDERNKADARLTRSLSRCLSGVVLHDAGGSEKHAKVLEFSPGPRHSVERLSMTTLEPSVASSTAVECPNCSRERKIREEYDKIIVQARRDKDALSQKLLELENELKRRGKEERDDEATRETKLNGLTEKAGPNSRTSDVSEGLKTAEVCVQTEADGLKADLCVCREREKFLIETLHSERQRTTQDTQELYVQLNRVQEQNNQLMSTLHKQRENLLAELQSSREELEKQENASLTINQLRTEKGELMSHLEDTKSSYEKVCMENSSLRQKLKSFLREINSAPFSGSSGADTDTHMHTVTTNTEMIVVSHHVSQQGPASPKQGSQCCFSQFQHPEMESETTNSSDCERHLYKPKNLYKQLRREHSLLLDVMLVLYRREWFLQDAIPYVRRTLRKCGLKPEDID; encoded by the exons ATGTCTGGGGCAAATGAAACCTTAAACACAGAGGAGAGCTTCAGAGTGGTCATCCGTCTGTGTGCAT TAAACAGACCAGAATATTCTATTCCATTAGATGAATCCAGAACCTCCATCCAAGTGACAGATCGCAACAAAGTAGTTGTCGACATTGGAAAA AACCACAAGCCTCATATTATGGGTTTTGATGAAGTTTTAGATGAGGAGTCTTCCCAAAAAGATGTTTACGAGTCAACGACAAAG TCTCTGGTTGAGTATCTAATGCAGGGTTATAACGGTTGTGTAATTGTTTATGGGTCTCCGGGCAGCGGTAAGACTCACACAATGCAGGGCAGCAGCGTCTCATCCAAACACAGAGGCATCATCAGCCGTGCCGCTGAAGACATCTTCACCT CATCTCACTGCAAAATCAAAGTTTCATTCTATCACATCTTCAATGAAAAGATTTTTGACCTTTTG GATCCAAAGGGGAGTGAGGTTATCTGGATGCGTGACTGTGAGGAGGTGGTTCGCCTCGACGGCCTGACAGAGATGGAGGTAAGCTCCGCCCAGGATCTGCTGCAGGTGCATCGCCGTGGCTCCGCCCTCAGACACACAG GTATCTCAAAGGGGGATTTTCCAAGCAGGTCCCATGCAGTGTTCAACATTGTGGTCATTAACAAAATGGCCCAGTCTCCTG GGGGAGTTTTAACTGCTAGCAAACTCACGCTG gtGGACCTGGCAAGCTCAGGAAAA TGTCGTAATTCTGCGTCTCCCGGTGTGAAGAGAACGATCAACACTACAAATGACAACCCACAAGAGGCTAAGATGCTAAAACGCTCCCTCACCATATTCGGAAAT GTGATTTTTGCTCTCAGCTCTGTGGGGTGTCAGCATGTACCATACAGAGAATCTAAACTGACCCGAGCTCTCAGAGACTG TTTGGGAGGAAACTGCCGGACGTGTTTAGTGGTGACCGTGTCGTCTCACTCGCCTTTGTCTGAGACTCTCAGCTCTCTGCAGTTTGCCTCCAGAGCCATGGCCGTGCCTTCACGGCCCATATATACATCTCAGTTACATTACACACCTGAACAG atgtgttcaTCTTATCTAAATGGAAAGAAAGAAGTGAATCATCTGAACAGACAGCAGGTTTTACCTCCGGTCGGATCCGACAGAAGG TCCCAGACTTGCTCGCTCCCCATCCTCTTGAGCTCATGCAGTCCCTCTGAACCCAAACCCAGCTCAAGCCACTGTGGAGAAATGCTGGAGCTCAGGTCTTTTCTCCCTCAGTTAGAGAAACCAGGTCAAACTGAACCAGGTGGGCGTTATAGCCGTGGATCTCGACCTGTGGATGAAAGGAACAAAGCTGATG CTAGACTGACCCGCTCCCTATCTCGCTGCCTCTCTGGGGTTGTTCTCCATGATGCTGGAGGGAGTGAAAAACATGCAAAAGTACTGGAGTTTTCACCTGGACCCCGGCATTCTGTAGAGAGGCTCTCCATGACGACTCTTGAACCCTCTGTAGCATCTTCAACCGCCGTGGAGTGTCCCAACTGTAGCCGGGAGCGAAAGATCAGAGAGGAATACGATAAGATTATCGTTCAGGCCAGAAGAGACAAAGATGCTTTGAGTCAAAAACTATTAGAACTAGAGAACGAGCTGAAGAGGAGAGGAAAAGAGGAGAGAGACGATGAAGCAACCAGGGAAACAAAATTAAATGGACTTACAGAGAAAGCAGGACCTAACAGCAGGACATCAGATGTCTCAGAAGGTCTAAAGACTGCAGAG GTGTGTGTGCAAACAGAAGCAGATGGTTTGAAAgcagatttgtgtgtgtgtcgtgaAAGAGAGAAGTTCCTGATAGAGACATTGCATTCTGAGAGACAGAGAACGACCCAGGACACTCAAGAACTGTACGTCCAGCTCAACAGAGTACAAGAGCAAAACAACCAGCTCATGTCAACACTTCACAAGCAGCGG GAGAACCTTCTGGCAGAACTGCAAAGCAGCAGAGAGGAGCTTGAAAAACAAGAGAATGCATCTCTTACCATTAACCAGCTCAGGACTGAAAAG GGTGAATTAATGTCACATTTAGAGGACACCAAAAGTTCCTATGAAAAG GTGTGTATGGAGAATTCCAGTTTGAGACAAAAACTGAAGTCATTTCTGAGGGAGATCAACTCTGCACCCTTCAGCGGGTCCAGTGGTGCAGACACAGATACACATATGCACACGGTCACAACAAATACTGAGATGATCGTTGTATCGCACCATGTGTCTCAGCAGGGCCCTGCAAGTCCCAAGCAAG GAAGCCAATGTTGCTTCAGTCAGTTTCAACATCCTGAGATGGAGTCTGAAACCACAAACAGTAGCGACTGTGAACGGCATCTGTATAAACCCAAAAACCTGTACAAGCAGTT GAGGAGAGAACACAGTCTGCTGCTGGACGTGATGTTGGTTCTGTACAGGAGAGAGTGGTTCCTTCAAGATGCCATACCATACGTAAGGCGTACACTCAGGAAGTGTGGACTAAAGCCTGAAGATATAGACTAA